From a region of the Pukyongiella litopenaei genome:
- a CDS encoding helix-turn-helix domain-containing protein — MFGRNLRRLARDYPSISELARRLDVNRTQFNRYLSGESFPRPDVLDRICRFFDIDARVLLEPVETIVDRGRVLRGPVLAGFAGAALAGVTEDRLPGGFYRYSRNSYVSMRNCITGIVTVFRRGGDTYLRGYEPRDAVRQQGLRLTSDTREFRGYVCRDDDGVYMVISRRRGRTPQFYYLAPVTSLAHNFWLGYAARTARETSTDRRVTRLVFEHLGKSLATDRERIMTAARSSGLSRNIDLPTFHRRLLQADHPFQ, encoded by the coding sequence ATGTTCGGCCGCAACCTGCGCCGCCTGGCCCGCGACTACCCGTCGATTTCCGAACTTGCCCGGCGGCTCGATGTCAACCGCACCCAGTTCAATCGCTATCTCTCCGGCGAGAGCTTTCCGCGCCCCGACGTGCTCGACCGCATCTGCCGGTTCTTCGACATCGACGCGCGGGTCCTGCTGGAACCGGTGGAAACGATCGTCGACCGGGGCCGGGTGCTGCGGGGACCGGTGCTGGCAGGCTTTGCCGGCGCCGCCCTCGCAGGGGTCACCGAAGACCGCCTGCCCGGCGGTTTCTACCGCTATTCGCGCAACAGCTATGTCAGCATGCGAAACTGCATCACCGGCATCGTCACCGTGTTCCGCCGTGGCGGCGACACTTATCTCAGGGGATATGAACCGCGCGACGCGGTGCGCCAGCAGGGCCTGCGCCTGACCTCGGACACCCGCGAGTTTCGCGGCTATGTCTGCCGGGATGACGACGGGGTCTACATGGTCATCTCCCGTCGCCGGGGACGGACACCGCAATTCTACTATCTGGCCCCGGTGACGTCGCTGGCCCATAACTTCTGGCTTGGCTATGCCGCCCGCACCGCCCGCGAAACCAGCACCGACCGCCGCGTGACCCGGTTGGTATTCGAACATCTCGGAAAATCTCTGGCCACCGATCGCGAACGGATCATGACCGCGGCCCGGTCGAGCGGGCTCTCCCGCAACATCGACCTGCCGACCTTTCACCGGCGGCTGCTGCAGGCCGATCATCCGTTCCAGTGA
- the ilvN gene encoding acetolactate synthase small subunit, with amino-acid sequence MSALHIKKGATRHSAYNLRPTFSDVQERHTIAVLVENEPGVLARVIGLFSGRGYNIESLTVAEVDHTGHLSRITIVTTGTPQVIEQIKAQLGRIVSVHEVHDLTVEGASVERELAMLKVVGEGDKRVEALRLADIFRARVVDSTLNSFVFEITGAPDKIDAFADLMRPLGLAEVARTGVAALLRGD; translated from the coding sequence ATGTCTGCCCTACACATCAAGAAAGGCGCCACGCGCCACTCCGCCTATAACCTGCGCCCCACGTTCTCGGACGTGCAGGAACGGCACACGATCGCGGTGCTGGTCGAAAACGAACCCGGCGTGCTGGCCCGCGTGATCGGCCTGTTTTCCGGGCGAGGCTACAATATCGAAAGCCTCACCGTGGCCGAGGTGGACCATACCGGCCACCTGTCCCGCATCACCATCGTCACCACCGGCACGCCGCAGGTGATCGAACAGATCAAGGCACAGCTGGGCCGGATCGTATCGGTGCACGAGGTGCATGACCTGACCGTCGAAGGCGCGTCGGTCGAACGCGAACTGGCCATGCTCAAGGTGGTCGGCGAAGGCGACAAACGGGTCGAGGCGCTGCGGCTGGCCGATATCTTCCGCGCCCGCGTCGTCGACAGCACGCTGAATTCCTTCGTGTTCGAGATCACCGGCGCCCCCGACAAGATCGACGCCTTTGCCGACCTGATGCGGCCGCTGGGCCTGGCCGAGGTCGCCCGCACCGGGGTCGCGGCATTGTTGCGCGGCGATTAG
- a CDS encoding acetolactate synthase 3 large subunit — MKQEMTGAKMVVQALKDQGVDTVFGYPGGAVLPIYDEIFLQNDIRHILVRHEQGAVHAAEGYARSTGKPGVCLVTSGPGATNAVTGITDALMDSIPIVVLTGQVPTFMIGSDAFQEADTVGITRPCTKHNWLVKDTDRLSGIIHEAFHVATSGRPGPVLVDIPKDVQFASGTYTAPRPSKSHYQPQLKGDLEEITELVAAIETAKRPVFYTGGGVINSGPAASQLLRELVDATGIPITSTLMGLGAYPASGPNWLGMLGMHGLYEANMAMHGCDLMINVGARFDDRITGRIDAFSPKSLKAHIDIDPSSINKVIRVDIPIVGDVAHVLEDVLKVWKSRGRKINGAALKDWHAKIDTWREVNCLSFTDSKTSIKPQYALQRLEALTRDHDRYVCTEVGQHQMWAAQFLTFEDPNRWMTSGGLGTMGYGFPASIGVQMAHPAALVINVAGEASWLMNMQELGTAAQYRLPVKQFILNNERLGMVRQWQELLHGERYSHSWSEALPDFVKLAEAFGAKGIVCSDPADLDDAIMEMIEHDGPVIFDCLVEKHENCFPMIPSGKAHNEMLLGEAETQGVIDSKGSVLV, encoded by the coding sequence ATGAAACAAGAGATGACCGGCGCGAAGATGGTGGTTCAGGCCCTCAAGGATCAGGGCGTAGACACCGTATTCGGATATCCCGGCGGCGCGGTGCTGCCGATCTATGACGAGATCTTTCTGCAAAACGACATCCGCCACATCCTGGTCCGTCACGAACAGGGCGCGGTTCACGCCGCCGAAGGCTATGCGCGGTCCACCGGCAAGCCTGGCGTCTGCCTCGTCACCTCCGGCCCCGGCGCCACCAATGCCGTGACCGGGATCACCGATGCGCTGATGGATTCGATCCCGATCGTGGTGCTGACCGGCCAGGTGCCCACCTTCATGATCGGCTCGGACGCCTTCCAGGAGGCCGATACCGTCGGCATCACCCGCCCCTGCACCAAGCATAACTGGCTGGTCAAGGATACCGACCGGCTGTCGGGGATCATTCACGAGGCCTTTCACGTCGCCACCTCCGGCCGGCCCGGGCCGGTGCTGGTCGACATTCCCAAGGATGTGCAATTCGCCAGCGGCACCTATACCGCGCCGCGCCCGTCGAAATCCCATTACCAGCCCCAGCTGAAAGGGGACCTGGAGGAAATCACCGAACTGGTGGCGGCGATCGAGACGGCGAAACGCCCGGTCTTTTATACCGGCGGCGGCGTGATCAATTCCGGCCCGGCGGCCAGCCAGCTGCTGCGCGAACTGGTGGACGCCACCGGCATCCCGATCACCTCGACCCTGATGGGGCTCGGCGCCTATCCCGCCTCCGGCCCGAACTGGCTGGGGATGCTGGGGATGCACGGTCTCTACGAGGCCAACATGGCCATGCATGGCTGCGACCTGATGATCAATGTCGGTGCCCGTTTCGATGACCGGATCACCGGGCGCATCGACGCGTTTTCGCCGAAATCGCTCAAGGCGCATATCGATATCGACCCGTCGTCGATCAACAAGGTGATCCGCGTCGATATTCCCATCGTCGGCGACGTGGCCCATGTGCTCGAGGATGTGCTCAAGGTCTGGAAGTCGCGCGGCCGCAAGATCAACGGCGCCGCGCTGAAGGACTGGCACGCGAAGATCGACACTTGGCGCGAGGTGAACTGCCTGTCCTTCACCGACAGCAAGACATCGATCAAGCCGCAATACGCACTGCAACGGCTCGAGGCGCTGACCCGCGACCACGACCGTTACGTCTGCACCGAGGTCGGCCAGCACCAGATGTGGGCGGCGCAGTTCCTGACCTTCGAGGATCCCAACCGCTGGATGACTTCGGGCGGGCTGGGAACCATGGGGTATGGTTTCCCCGCCTCTATCGGCGTGCAGATGGCGCATCCCGCCGCGCTGGTGATCAATGTTGCTGGCGAGGCCTCCTGGCTGATGAACATGCAGGAACTGGGCACCGCCGCGCAATACCGCCTGCCGGTCAAGCAATTCATCCTGAACAACGAACGGCTGGGCATGGTCCGCCAGTGGCAGGAACTGCTGCATGGCGAACGCTATTCCCACAGCTGGTCCGAGGCGCTGCCCGATTTCGTCAAGCTGGCCGAGGCGTTCGGGGCCAAGGGCATCGTCTGTTCCGATCCCGCCGATCTCGATGACGCGATCATGGAGATGATCGAACATGACGGCCCGGTGATCTTCGACTGCCTGGTCGAAAAGCACGAAAACTGCTTTCCGATGATCCCGTCCGGCAAGGCCCATAACGAGATGCTGCTGGGCGAAGCCGAGACCCAGGGCGTCATCGACAGCAAGGGATCGGTGCTGGTCTGA
- a CDS encoding TRAP transporter substrate-binding protein yields MDRRSFLKTSAIGGSAAAATSLAAPVYAQGNRTLTLVTTWGRGLAGVHDSAERSANMITEMTDGQLTVDLKAAGELVGAFEVFDAVTSGQADMYHGADYYFVGQHPAYAYFTAVPFGMTAQELINWYYHDGGMELHDELGQIFGLKSFLGGNTGAQAGGWFSKEINGPEDFNGLKFRMPGLGGEALGKLGASVQNLPGAEVYQALASGAIDGTEWIGPWADEKAGFQEITKTYYTAGFHEPGAGLSLAFNREVFESFTPAQQRICEIVAGEGHQWNLSQFLSENSAALQRLQAGGVKVMEFPDSVWDAFGQASKEVLDQYMDDDLYARIRNSAFDSMRSSSGWLTKSEGAYRAQRDRVLG; encoded by the coding sequence ATGGATCGTCGGTCTTTTCTGAAAACGAGCGCGATTGGCGGATCGGCCGCCGCTGCCACCTCGCTGGCGGCGCCGGTCTATGCGCAGGGCAACCGGACGCTGACTCTGGTGACGACATGGGGCCGCGGCCTGGCCGGGGTGCATGACAGCGCCGAGCGCAGCGCCAACATGATCACCGAGATGACCGATGGCCAGCTGACCGTCGATCTGAAGGCCGCCGGCGAACTGGTCGGCGCGTTCGAAGTGTTCGACGCGGTGACCTCGGGCCAGGCCGACATGTATCACGGTGCCGACTATTATTTCGTCGGCCAGCATCCGGCCTATGCGTATTTCACCGCCGTGCCGTTCGGCATGACCGCGCAGGAACTAATCAACTGGTATTACCATGACGGCGGCATGGAGCTGCATGACGAGCTGGGCCAGATCTTCGGTCTGAAATCCTTCCTCGGCGGCAATACCGGGGCACAGGCGGGCGGCTGGTTCTCGAAAGAGATCAACGGCCCCGAGGATTTCAACGGCCTGAAGTTCCGGATGCCGGGCCTTGGCGGCGAAGCCCTGGGCAAGCTGGGCGCATCGGTGCAGAACCTGCCGGGCGCCGAAGTCTACCAGGCGCTGGCCTCGGGTGCGATCGACGGCACCGAATGGATCGGCCCCTGGGCGGACGAAAAGGCCGGGTTCCAGGAGATTACCAAGACCTACTACACCGCCGGGTTCCACGAGCCGGGCGCGGGCCTGTCGCTGGCCTTCAACCGCGAAGTGTTCGAGAGCTTCACCCCGGCTCAGCAGCGTATCTGCGAAATCGTCGCCGGCGAAGGCCACCAGTGGAACCTGTCGCAGTTCCTGTCCGAGAACTCGGCGGCGCTGCAGCGGCTCCAGGCGGGCGGTGTCAAGGTCATGGAATTCCCGGATTCGGTCTGGGATGCCTTCGGCCAGGCCTCGAAAGAGGTCCTGGACCAGTACATGGACGACGACCTCTATGCCCGTATCCGCAACAGCGCATTCGACTCGATGCGGTCGTCTTCGGGCTGGCTGACCAAGTCGGAAGGCGCGTATCGCGCCCAGCGTGACCGCGTGCTGGGCTGA
- a CDS encoding TRAP transporter small permease subunit, producing MLDGIAWFFSNLGQSFANLFHALANPGLWLSWLDGLSSPEDKQALMRFIYYGGSTELFFVILMLVLIVTLIGLIWRNFMWSCVIVMEGFANSVGRLMAWAGLLMVLQQIVIIFMQRIFAASEISMGLGKTVTRDVSWWAEMLKLENAIIVTLCATYTFVQGSHVRVDLIYSAVGFRAKRVIDMFGAVIFMMPTAVLIWMYGWYFLWRHLVVPKPSASDTLDKLLTKSRALRWNVETIGFSPNGFDAYFLFKILLVSFAAMIFIHAVAFFYRSFLELVEGPDSEHKHLDRDDLGDEEAEIVHAIEEHH from the coding sequence ATGCTGGACGGCATTGCCTGGTTCTTCTCGAACCTCGGACAGTCCTTTGCCAATCTGTTCCACGCGCTGGCCAATCCGGGGCTGTGGCTGAGCTGGCTCGACGGGCTGTCGAGTCCCGAGGACAAGCAGGCGCTGATGCGCTTCATCTATTACGGCGGATCGACCGAACTGTTCTTTGTCATCCTGATGCTGGTGCTGATCGTGACGCTGATCGGCCTCATCTGGCGCAATTTCATGTGGTCCTGCGTGATCGTGATGGAAGGTTTCGCCAACAGCGTCGGGCGGCTGATGGCCTGGGCCGGGCTGCTGATGGTGCTGCAGCAGATCGTCATTATCTTCATGCAGCGCATCTTCGCCGCCTCCGAAATCTCGATGGGGCTGGGCAAGACGGTGACCCGCGACGTGTCGTGGTGGGCCGAGATGCTGAAGCTGGAAAACGCGATCATCGTCACGCTCTGCGCCACCTATACATTCGTGCAGGGCAGCCATGTCCGTGTGGACCTGATCTATTCGGCGGTGGGTTTCCGCGCCAAACGCGTGATCGACATGTTCGGCGCGGTCATCTTCATGATGCCGACGGCGGTACTGATCTGGATGTATGGCTGGTATTTCTTGTGGCGGCATCTGGTGGTGCCGAAACCGTCGGCGAGCGACACGCTGGACAAGCTGCTGACGAAATCGCGGGCGTTGCGCTGGAACGTGGAAACCATCGGGTTCAGCCCGAACGGGTTCGACGCCTATTTCCTGTTCAAGATCCTGCTGGTTAGCTTTGCCGCCATGATCTTCATCCACGCTGTCGCCTTTTTCTACCGGTCCTTCCTGGAACTGGTCGAAGGCCCGGACAGCGAACACAAACATCTCGACAGGGATGATCTCGGCGACGAGGAGGCCGAGATTGTTCATGCAATCGAAGAACATCACTAA